From a region of the Cherax quadricarinatus isolate ZL_2023a chromosome 75, ASM3850222v1, whole genome shotgun sequence genome:
- the Atg12 gene encoding autophagy protein 12-like, with protein MEGDEGSEESLVQHHQEQQQQQQHEQDTKAPQHKKIDVLLKATGDAPIMKKKKWAVEGEKPVGWIAEFIRKYLKMDLSDTLFVYVNQSFAPAPDHIVRNLYECFGSDGKLVLHYCKTQAWG; from the exons aTGGAAGGTGACGAAGGTAGTGAAGAGTCTCTGGTACAACATcatcaagaacaacaacaacaacaacaacatgaacaagaCACTAAAGCACCACAACACAAGAAGA TTGATGTCTTGCTAAAAGCAACTGGTGATGCTCCCATCATGAAGAAGAAGAAATGGGCAGTAGAAGGTGAGAAGCCAGTTGGATGGATCGCTGAGTTCATCCGCAAATACCTGAAGATGGACTTGAGTGACACTTTG TTTGTGTATGTAAACCAAAGCTTTGCACCAGCACCTGACCACATCGTCAGGAACCTGTACGAGTGCTTCGGATCAGATGGCAAGCTAGTTCTTCATTACTGCAAGACGCAAGCTTGGGGGTGA